The Spirosoma radiotolerans genome has a window encoding:
- a CDS encoding 2Fe-2S iron-sulfur cluster-binding protein, which yields MEDVKPQLLKVTIDGIEVEVEPGTTILQAARKIGPAVAPPAMCYYQPLKGSGGKCRACLVRVAAGSAKDPRPMPKLVASCLTAVQDGMIVENETSPQVIDARNGIVEFLLLNHPLDCPVCDQAGECDLQNFAFDHGKATTRYEEDRRTFEKRDIGPYIQLHMTRCILCYRCVYTADQITNKRVHGVMNRGDASEISTYIEKAIDNDFSGNVIDVCPVGALTDKTYRFKNRVWFTKPVDAHRDCPTCSGKVTLWYRGEDVIRVTARKNEWNEVTEFICNTCRFDTKKTSDWTIEGPTKISRSSVISANKYRADTIKPSFGERLAAADYKPIHDERDTSQLSIQQLPAERFAKVLPSALEPEV from the coding sequence ATGGAAGACGTAAAGCCGCAACTATTAAAAGTCACTATTGACGGAATTGAAGTTGAAGTGGAGCCAGGAACGACCATTTTACAGGCCGCTCGTAAGATAGGTCCGGCGGTAGCTCCTCCGGCTATGTGCTACTACCAGCCCTTGAAAGGTAGTGGTGGCAAATGCCGGGCGTGTCTGGTTCGGGTGGCAGCAGGGTCAGCCAAAGATCCACGGCCCATGCCAAAACTGGTTGCATCGTGCCTGACAGCTGTTCAGGATGGCATGATTGTCGAGAATGAAACCAGTCCGCAAGTAATTGATGCCCGGAATGGTATCGTTGAGTTTCTTTTATTGAATCACCCGCTCGATTGCCCTGTTTGCGATCAGGCTGGTGAATGTGATTTGCAAAACTTTGCCTTCGACCATGGCAAAGCGACGACCCGCTACGAAGAAGATCGCCGGACATTTGAGAAACGGGACATTGGCCCTTACATACAACTGCACATGACGCGTTGTATTCTGTGCTACCGTTGCGTATACACAGCCGATCAGATTACAAACAAACGCGTTCATGGCGTCATGAATCGGGGCGATGCATCGGAGATCAGCACCTATATCGAGAAAGCCATTGATAACGATTTTTCCGGAAACGTTATCGACGTATGTCCCGTTGGTGCATTGACCGACAAAACGTATCGTTTCAAAAACCGGGTTTGGTTTACGAAGCCGGTTGATGCGCACCGCGATTGCCCGACCTGCTCAGGGAAAGTAACCTTGTGGTATCGGGGGGAAGACGTGATTCGGGTAACGGCGCGCAAAAATGAGTGGAACGAAGTAACCGAGTTTATTTGTAACACGTGCCGCTTCGATACAAAGAAAACTAGTGACTGGACCATTGAAGGGCCAACCAAGATTTCCCGAAGTTCAGTTATATCAGCAAATAAATATCGGGCGGATACAATCAAACCAAGCTTTGGCGAACGTCTGGCAGCCGCCGATTATAAACCGATTCACGATGAACGCGATACGTCGCAATTGTCGATCCAGCAATTACCCGCTGAGCGTTTTGCTAAAGTATTGCCATCAGCCTTAGAACCAGAGGTTTAA
- the nuoF gene encoding NADH-quinone oxidoreductase subunit NuoF, whose product MATKILTEHINVPGIETFDVYRKQGGYTAVEKAIKTMTPEAIVEEVKKAGVRGRGGAGFPMGMKWSFLAKPEGIPRYLVCNADESEPGTFKDHYLMKNIPHLLIEGMIISSFALGANKSFIYVRGELMYVIHILEKAIAEAKAKGFLGKNILGSGYDLELVVQPGGGAYICGEETALLESLEGKRGNPRNKPPFPAVKGLYQSPTVVNNVESIATTSWIVNHGGDAYAAIGIGRSTGTKLISASGHINKPGVYEIDLGVPVEDFIYADEWCGGIRPGHKFKALVAGGSSVPILPANLALTLANGEKRLMSYESLSDGGFATGTMLGSGGFIVFDETSCIVRNTWNFSRFYHHESCGQCSPCREGTGWMEKVLHRIEYGHGHQQDIDLLVDVAKKIEGNTICPLGDAAAWPVASAIRHFREEFQWHIDHPTEATQPGAVYRGEMALV is encoded by the coding sequence ATGGCTACCAAAATACTAACCGAGCATATCAACGTTCCGGGCATTGAGACCTTCGATGTGTACCGGAAACAGGGCGGCTATACGGCCGTAGAAAAGGCAATCAAGACAATGACTCCTGAAGCCATTGTTGAAGAGGTAAAGAAAGCGGGCGTTCGGGGCCGGGGTGGCGCCGGATTCCCGATGGGGATGAAATGGAGCTTTCTGGCTAAGCCGGAAGGCATTCCGCGCTATCTGGTTTGTAATGCTGATGAATCGGAGCCAGGTACGTTCAAGGATCACTACCTGATGAAAAACATTCCCCATCTGCTCATCGAAGGGATGATTATCTCGTCGTTTGCCTTGGGCGCCAATAAGTCATTCATCTATGTACGGGGTGAATTGATGTATGTTATTCATATCCTTGAGAAAGCCATTGCGGAGGCAAAAGCAAAAGGTTTTCTGGGAAAAAACATCCTGGGAAGCGGCTACGACCTTGAGTTAGTCGTTCAACCCGGCGGTGGCGCTTACATTTGTGGTGAGGAAACTGCCTTGCTCGAATCGCTGGAAGGCAAACGTGGTAACCCGCGGAATAAGCCGCCCTTCCCAGCCGTAAAAGGATTATATCAAAGCCCAACGGTGGTTAACAACGTTGAATCTATTGCAACAACGTCATGGATCGTTAATCATGGTGGTGATGCGTATGCGGCTATTGGCATCGGACGTAGTACAGGGACTAAATTAATTTCAGCATCGGGCCATATCAATAAACCGGGTGTTTATGAAATTGATCTCGGCGTTCCAGTCGAAGATTTCATTTATGCGGACGAGTGGTGTGGTGGAATTCGTCCGGGTCATAAGTTTAAAGCACTCGTCGCAGGAGGATCATCTGTCCCCATTTTGCCTGCTAATCTGGCCTTGACGCTGGCGAATGGCGAAAAACGATTGATGTCGTATGAGTCACTCTCCGATGGCGGCTTCGCAACCGGCACTATGCTGGGATCAGGAGGCTTCATCGTTTTTGACGAAACCTCCTGCATCGTTCGAAACACCTGGAATTTCTCGCGTTTCTACCACCACGAATCCTGCGGACAATGTAGTCCTTGCCGCGAAGGAACAGGATGGATGGAAAAAGTGCTTCACCGGATTGAGTACGGACATGGGCACCAGCAGGACATTGATTTGCTGGTCGATGTGGCAAAGAAGATTGAAGGAAATACCATTTGCCCCCTGGGCGATGCGGCTGCCTGGCCGGTTGCCAGCGCCATCCGGCATTTCCGGGAAGAGTTCCAGTGGCACATTGACCACCCAACCGAAGCCACCCAACCGGGCGCTGTTTACCGGGGTGAAATGGCTCTGGTTTAA
- a CDS encoding NADH-quinone oxidoreductase subunit NuoE family protein — protein sequence MTTETTNPAVTFTPERVAKAQEIIARYPEGKQKSALLPLLHLLQEQEGWTSPEGMDYVARMLNIQPIEVYEVASFYTMYHLNPVGKHVIEYCRTGPCCLMGGEEVYAHLKQRLGIDTGQTTVDGQFTLKEVECLAACGMGPVFQVREKYYMNLTNERVDEIIDELSK from the coding sequence ATGACAACTGAAACAACTAATCCCGCCGTAACATTTACGCCCGAGCGGGTTGCTAAAGCGCAGGAAATTATTGCCCGCTATCCGGAAGGCAAGCAAAAATCGGCCTTGTTACCATTGTTGCATTTGTTGCAGGAGCAGGAAGGCTGGACCAGCCCTGAAGGCATGGACTACGTAGCCCGAATGCTCAATATTCAGCCGATTGAGGTTTATGAGGTCGCTTCGTTCTACACCATGTACCACCTCAACCCGGTTGGTAAACACGTTATCGAATACTGCCGGACAGGCCCTTGCTGCCTGATGGGAGGTGAGGAAGTATACGCTCACTTAAAACAACGGCTTGGTATTGACACCGGGCAAACAACCGTAGACGGTCAGTTCACACTCAAAGAAGTCGAGTGTCTGGCGGCTTGCGGCATGGGGCCGGTCTTTCAGGTTCGGGAGAAATATTACATGAACCTCACCAACGAACGCGTGGATGAGATCATTGACGAATTGTCGAAATAA
- a CDS encoding NADH-quinone oxidoreductase subunit D, with the protein MVSEELDIANKNLPAEQGPVQYVNELTTLNLGPTHPATHGIFQNILQMDGEKIVSGEQTIGYIHRAFEKIAERRPFYQITTLTDRMNYCSSPINNMGWHMTVEKLLGVEVPKRAQYIRVIMMELARLADHLICNGILGVDTGAFTGFLYIYQERENIYEIYEEVCGARLTTNMGRIGGMERDLSPTAIRKIKELLVRFPKVLAEFENLFNRNRIFMDRVVNVGAISAERALSYGFTGPNLRAAGVDYDVRVMNPYSSYEDFEFDIPVGQSGDTYDRFMVRNEEMKQSLRIIQQAIDNLPEGSYFADAPQYYLPPKQEVYKNMEALIYHFKIVMGEIDAPVGEVYHAVEGGNGELGFYLISDGGRAPYRLHFRRPCFIYYQAYPEMCKGLTLSDAIVIMSSMNVIAGELDA; encoded by the coding sequence ATGGTTTCTGAAGAACTCGATATAGCGAATAAAAACTTACCTGCCGAGCAGGGTCCGGTTCAATACGTTAATGAACTGACAACCCTCAATCTTGGCCCGACTCACCCCGCTACCCACGGTATTTTTCAGAACATCCTGCAAATGGATGGTGAGAAGATCGTGTCGGGAGAGCAGACAATCGGCTACATCCACCGAGCCTTTGAAAAAATTGCCGAACGTCGGCCTTTTTATCAGATTACGACCCTGACCGACCGCATGAACTACTGTTCGTCGCCCATCAACAACATGGGTTGGCACATGACCGTAGAAAAGTTGCTGGGCGTCGAAGTCCCCAAGCGGGCGCAATACATTCGCGTTATTATGATGGAATTGGCCCGGCTGGCCGATCACCTCATTTGCAACGGTATTCTGGGTGTTGATACAGGGGCATTTACCGGCTTCCTGTACATTTATCAGGAGCGGGAAAATATCTATGAGATCTACGAAGAAGTTTGTGGAGCCCGACTGACTACCAACATGGGCCGTATTGGCGGCATGGAACGGGATCTTTCGCCCACGGCTATCCGCAAAATCAAAGAATTACTCGTTCGCTTCCCGAAAGTACTGGCTGAGTTTGAAAACCTCTTCAACCGCAACCGGATTTTTATGGATCGCGTCGTTAACGTAGGCGCTATTTCGGCAGAGCGGGCACTAAGCTACGGCTTCACAGGCCCAAACCTGCGGGCTGCGGGCGTTGACTACGATGTGCGGGTTATGAACCCTTACTCGTCGTACGAAGACTTTGAATTCGATATCCCGGTCGGTCAAAGTGGCGACACTTACGACCGGTTTATGGTTCGGAATGAGGAGATGAAGCAAAGCCTTCGGATCATTCAGCAGGCTATCGATAACCTGCCCGAGGGTTCATACTTTGCAGACGCCCCTCAGTATTATCTGCCTCCGAAACAGGAAGTTTATAAAAACATGGAAGCCCTCATCTATCACTTCAAAATTGTGATGGGTGAAATCGATGCTCCTGTTGGCGAGGTTTACCACGCAGTTGAAGGCGGCAACGGTGAGTTAGGTTTCTACCTGATCAGCGATGGCGGACGGGCACCTTACCGTTTGCACTTCCGTCGGCCCTGTTTCATTTACTACCAGGCTTATCCGGAAATGTGCAAAGGACTGACACTGTCGGATGCCATCGTAATTATGAGTAGCATGAACGTCATTGCCGGTGAGCTGGACGCCTAA
- a CDS encoding NADH-quinone oxidoreductase subunit C, whose translation MLTNEEVAQIIINQFGESVTDFDDPYNLLTCSTSRDQIIPLVKYLKEHPTLKIGFLTDITAIHYPDSVGKEFCVVYHLHSLQNNFRIRIKVYLATDDIHIPTMIPLYASANWMERETFDLFGILFDGHPDLRRILNMEEMDYHPMRKEYPLEDATREDKIDALFGR comes from the coding sequence ATGCTGACCAACGAAGAGGTTGCGCAGATAATAATAAACCAGTTTGGCGAAAGCGTTACGGATTTTGATGATCCGTATAACCTATTAACGTGTTCGACCAGCCGGGATCAGATTATTCCGCTCGTTAAATACCTGAAGGAACATCCAACGCTGAAAATCGGCTTCCTTACCGATATTACAGCGATCCATTACCCAGATTCAGTTGGGAAGGAGTTTTGTGTGGTGTATCATTTGCACAGCCTGCAAAATAATTTCCGGATACGAATTAAGGTTTATCTGGCGACGGATGATATTCATATCCCGACTATGATTCCACTGTATGCCAGTGCAAACTGGATGGAACGGGAAACCTTCGACCTATTTGGCATTCTCTTCGATGGTCACCCCGACTTACGCCGGATTCTGAACATGGAAGAAATGGATTACCATCCCATGCGTAAAGAGTATCCGCTCGAAGACGCAACCCGGGAAGATAAAATTGATGCACTGTTTGGACGATAA
- a CDS encoding NADH-quinone oxidoreductase subunit B, whose product MATDIKLAEAPASYDGPGFSATSFDKIIGLARANSLWPLPFATSCCGIEFMSTMASHYDLARFGSERPSFSPRQADMLLVAGTIAKKMGPIVKQVYLQMAEPRWVIAIGACASSGGIFDTYSVLQGIDRIIPVDVYVPGCPPRPEQILDGVMQLQELAKNESLRRRNTEEYTQLLNSYSIQ is encoded by the coding sequence ATGGCAACTGATATCAAGCTGGCTGAGGCCCCCGCGAGTTATGATGGCCCGGGATTTTCGGCTACTTCATTCGATAAAATTATTGGCCTAGCCCGGGCAAACTCGCTTTGGCCTTTGCCTTTTGCTACTTCGTGCTGCGGTATCGAATTCATGTCGACGATGGCATCGCACTACGACTTAGCCCGATTTGGATCGGAGCGGCCCAGCTTCTCTCCCCGTCAGGCCGATATGCTGCTGGTAGCTGGAACGATCGCCAAAAAAATGGGACCGATCGTCAAGCAGGTATATCTTCAAATGGCCGAACCCCGCTGGGTTATTGCCATTGGTGCCTGTGCGTCGAGTGGCGGCATTTTCGATACATACAGCGTTTTGCAGGGAATTGATCGCATTATTCCGGTGGACGTGTACGTGCCGGGTTGCCCACCTCGTCCTGAGCAAATTCTGGATGGCGTGATGCAGTTGCAGGAGTTGGCAAAAAATGAGTCGCTCCGTCGGCGCAATACGGAAGAATATACTCAACTGCTTAATTCATATAGCATTCAATAA
- a CDS encoding NADH-quinone oxidoreductase subunit A, which yields MNATYLPADYLPVLIQLGLALGFIVTTMLVTHNIGPKRNSQKKDDPFECGIPVQGDARTPISIKYFLIAILFVLFDVEVIFLYPWAVNFKGLGITGFIEMVLFMGLLLAGFYYVIRKGVLNWE from the coding sequence ATGAACGCAACTTATCTGCCGGCCGATTATCTGCCGGTGCTTATTCAATTAGGTCTGGCACTCGGTTTCATCGTGACAACGATGCTTGTTACCCACAACATCGGCCCTAAGCGCAACAGTCAGAAAAAGGATGACCCATTCGAGTGTGGTATCCCTGTGCAGGGTGATGCCCGTACCCCGATCTCGATCAAATATTTCCTGATTGCCATTTTATTTGTCCTGTTCGACGTTGAAGTTATCTTTCTTTATCCCTGGGCCGTTAATTTCAAGGGCTTAGGCATAACAGGATTTATCGAAATGGTGCTGTTTATGGGACTACTTCTGGCGGGTTTCTACTACGTGATCCGCAAAGGAGTTTTGAATTGGGAATAA
- a CDS encoding T9SS type A sorting domain-containing protein codes for MKNRYFLIHLVALGLMAVSTRISAQTASQVIKITYPESRAIFQRENDNTSTIYLSGSLYQPVDSVQARVQAEESGQGTNTNWVTIQRNPQGGIFQGALRAKGGWYRLEVQAFIGGVATASDVVRKVGIGEVFIITGQSNAQGFQNYGAVGAGDDRVNCVTYDNSTANSLGDPPAPTFQQLTATSLIGPRGQSAWCWGYLGDLLVKQYNVPVLFINTAWQGTTIQNWRESADGKITKNLFALGTPNENFPTGMPYANLVIALRYYCSLQGLRAVLWQQGEFDNFPLHSTRKDYADNMQYLVNKTRVDTDRYPAWVLARSSYNNGQVSQDIIQAQNDVINTYNNNVFAGPFTDNIQIPRFDDVHFGNRATNNPGDKGLNDLGQAWFASMNAVFFSSSRPLPPLPQPTVNVACATANNSITLSLPNLYNSYTWNSGQKTQSITINQPGVYRAVLKDKVGNTYLSPALDVQSPIQPATPTISLASQPGTVVANQLQVCADSSLSLLANTSANSTGVWSVSTTTTVSKAINLNQSGTYSVQAVNVYGCKSAQPAIITLNVRPKVPVPSIEQIGAYSLQAVLPTPTGGQPDLFDWRRGAEVIPQRSAVVKVVVSSNYSARTQTTYTLSNSSTLTCYSDFSVPKAFTFDQSNGGLSVYPNPATTGSITIETIEDLKNADVSVFSLSGQELFSTKVPSLDERKAIDVSGLAQGIYLIRVRSAGFDISRRIIINR; via the coding sequence ATGAAAAATCGTTATTTTCTAATTCATCTAGTAGCACTCGGTTTGATGGCCGTTAGTACCCGGATATCAGCTCAGACTGCCAGTCAGGTGATAAAAATTACGTATCCAGAAAGCCGGGCTATTTTCCAGCGCGAAAACGATAATACCAGTACCATTTATTTGTCGGGGAGCTTATACCAACCGGTCGATAGCGTTCAGGCTCGTGTTCAGGCCGAAGAAAGTGGTCAGGGCACAAATACGAACTGGGTCACTATCCAGCGAAATCCACAGGGTGGAATTTTTCAGGGCGCTTTACGGGCCAAAGGTGGATGGTATCGTCTGGAGGTTCAGGCCTTCATTGGCGGTGTTGCTACTGCCAGCGATGTGGTACGTAAAGTAGGGATCGGCGAAGTATTCATCATAACAGGCCAGTCAAACGCTCAGGGGTTTCAGAATTATGGGGCTGTAGGTGCTGGGGATGACCGGGTCAACTGTGTTACTTACGATAACAGCACGGCGAACTCATTAGGTGACCCACCAGCACCAACTTTCCAACAGTTGACCGCCACGTCCTTAATTGGCCCCCGTGGCCAAAGTGCTTGGTGCTGGGGATACCTGGGCGACTTACTGGTCAAGCAATACAATGTTCCTGTTTTATTCATTAATACTGCCTGGCAAGGTACGACCATTCAAAACTGGCGGGAAAGTGCCGATGGCAAGATTACAAAAAACTTATTCGCTTTAGGAACACCGAACGAAAATTTTCCAACCGGGATGCCCTACGCGAATCTGGTCATTGCGCTACGCTACTATTGTTCGCTTCAGGGATTAAGAGCCGTCTTGTGGCAACAGGGAGAGTTCGACAATTTCCCTCTACATTCTACCCGAAAAGATTATGCCGACAACATGCAATACCTGGTTAATAAGACGCGCGTCGATACTGACAGGTATCCAGCCTGGGTGCTTGCCCGCTCATCTTACAACAATGGACAGGTAAGTCAGGATATTATTCAGGCACAAAACGATGTCATTAACACGTATAATAACAACGTGTTTGCCGGGCCCTTTACGGATAATATCCAGATTCCCCGTTTCGATGACGTCCACTTTGGCAATCGAGCAACAAACAACCCCGGCGATAAAGGCCTCAACGATTTGGGCCAAGCCTGGTTCGCGAGTATGAATGCGGTTTTCTTCTCCAGTTCACGGCCATTACCCCCCCTACCGCAGCCTACGGTTAATGTAGCGTGTGCTACAGCTAATAATAGTATTACACTTAGCTTACCTAATCTGTACAATTCATATACCTGGAACTCGGGTCAGAAAACCCAGAGCATAACGATCAACCAGCCAGGTGTCTACCGTGCCGTTCTGAAAGACAAAGTAGGGAATACATATCTGTCGCCTGCGCTTGACGTACAAAGTCCTATTCAGCCCGCTACACCAACCATTTCACTGGCCAGTCAGCCGGGTACGGTGGTAGCGAATCAACTACAGGTTTGTGCCGATTCCAGCTTGTCTCTGCTGGCCAACACATCGGCAAACAGCACAGGTGTGTGGAGCGTAAGTACGACGACAACAGTCAGTAAGGCGATTAACTTGAATCAATCGGGGACCTATTCTGTGCAGGCAGTTAATGTATACGGCTGCAAATCAGCCCAGCCTGCCATAATAACCTTGAATGTTCGCCCTAAAGTACCGGTACCCAGTATCGAACAGATCGGGGCCTATAGCTTACAGGCGGTCTTACCCACTCCAACTGGTGGTCAGCCGGACTTATTCGACTGGCGTCGAGGGGCCGAAGTGATTCCACAGCGAAGTGCAGTTGTGAAAGTCGTTGTTTCGTCCAATTACTCAGCCCGCACCCAAACAACCTATACATTATCCAACAGCTCAACGCTAACTTGCTACTCGGATTTCAGTGTTCCTAAAGCGTTTACATTTGACCAGTCGAATGGCGGTTTGAGCGTATACCCAAACCCTGCCACCACTGGTTCGATTACAATAGAAACCATCGAAGACCTTAAAAACGCCGATGTCAGTGTCTTCTCTCTAAGTGGCCAGGAGCTTTTCTCAACGAAAGTACCATCGCTGGATGAGCGGAAAGCGATTGATGTTTCGGGATTAGCTCAGGGAATATACCTCATCCGGGTTCGTTCGGCTGGTTTTGATATATCCCGGCGAATTATTATCAATAGATAG
- a CDS encoding T9SS type A sorting domain-containing protein — protein MKNVSVTLGTAFILLLPFLAIAQIQVSFPTSRAVLQRNNANQATIRITGYYTASVTRVEARLQARDGQGTSIDWRTIQDNPAGGVFAGDISGSGGWYNLEVRGMNGDQQVGNTTTVERVGIGEVFIVAGQSNAQGIHQNAPNPQNDRVNCVNYRYPDNGFPNDPPVPVFTLLDNSPGFTIAPRGVGSWCWGQLGDLLVKRLNVPVMFFNAAYTGTSSQNWIDSAPEGGTAYGPGGAYLPRQPYINLKIALQFYANTLGVRAILWEQGETDNLLNIPTSQYINQLQAVIARTRTDFGQAVPWVVARASYGDNFGVDANVIAAQNQVIAATANVFAGPATDAIQVPRNRPPLNDPEGFHFDFNGLIEVANAWNGSLNDAFFQTSTPSSPKPSPTLSVACASNNNLTLAVNGSYSSVQWESGESGNTITKGAGTYRAKVKDALGNTLFTGQARVSDAPVAATTDNRPPSVCIGSSLALTTNYDNVTWLNQQNNQTVATTRSFSTVSAGAYYVRYKDVSGCDFTSNILNVAVNPLPATPTISNEKSTTFCQGDNTTLRASADNIQYNWSDGQNGKVISVGSSGNYFLTVTDQNGCTSAQSNTIVVTANPVPAKPVIAANGPTTFCADRNITLTAPQNVAYQWTSGQTSQSITLNQSGNFSVRTTNQFGCASVPSDVVTIKVNPLPAIPSVSAAGATTFCEGNRVTLNASSPIDIVWSSGQTDKSITVASSGNYAAQARDQNGCLSPFSSVLAVKVNPLPATPVILANPSPIICEGDRATLRVDGNYTVFWSTGDSTQRIMTGTPGTYSASVRDVNGCRSLQAGSIVVETRPLPPPPTINIIGTYTLEAVSSTNGTQFRWRQGSDSLAAQTAIIKANQSGVYTARSSIVYSQTLTCFSLPSAPITFTLDPNNRGLSIYPNPNPEKILTLETQANLTNATITIYTLTGQVSLTANVPVFDERKQLILTSLPSGSYILRVQSASFDVSKRILVGL, from the coding sequence ATGAAAAACGTCTCCGTAACCTTAGGTACGGCCTTTATTTTATTGCTCCCATTCCTGGCAATAGCTCAAATTCAGGTTTCTTTTCCTACAAGCCGAGCGGTTCTTCAACGAAATAATGCCAACCAGGCTACTATCCGTATTACGGGTTATTATACGGCGTCTGTAACCAGAGTAGAGGCACGATTACAGGCGCGTGATGGTCAGGGTACTTCGATAGACTGGCGAACCATTCAGGATAATCCAGCGGGTGGTGTATTCGCGGGCGATATAAGCGGGTCGGGTGGCTGGTATAACCTGGAAGTGCGGGGTATGAACGGTGATCAACAGGTTGGCAATACAACGACCGTTGAGCGGGTGGGCATTGGCGAGGTATTCATCGTAGCGGGTCAATCAAACGCACAGGGAATACATCAAAATGCGCCAAATCCACAAAACGATCGGGTAAATTGTGTAAACTACAGATATCCTGACAATGGTTTTCCAAACGATCCACCAGTCCCTGTTTTTACGCTACTCGATAATTCTCCCGGTTTTACGATTGCCCCCAGAGGTGTGGGAAGCTGGTGTTGGGGCCAGTTAGGGGATCTCTTGGTGAAACGGCTGAATGTGCCAGTTATGTTTTTTAATGCCGCCTATACGGGAACATCATCACAAAACTGGATTGATAGCGCCCCTGAAGGTGGTACAGCCTACGGTCCTGGTGGCGCTTATTTGCCTCGCCAGCCCTATATAAATCTTAAAATTGCGCTGCAATTCTACGCTAATACGCTCGGGGTCCGGGCTATTCTTTGGGAACAAGGGGAAACAGACAATTTGTTGAATATACCAACCAGCCAGTACATTAACCAGCTTCAGGCAGTCATTGCCCGCACCCGTACTGATTTTGGACAAGCTGTTCCCTGGGTTGTTGCCAGAGCCTCATATGGCGATAATTTCGGCGTTGACGCCAATGTGATTGCGGCCCAGAACCAAGTTATTGCCGCAACAGCCAATGTCTTTGCTGGCCCCGCCACAGATGCTATTCAGGTACCTCGAAACCGCCCTCCTCTCAATGATCCCGAGGGGTTCCACTTCGACTTCAATGGGCTTATTGAAGTGGCCAATGCCTGGAATGGTAGCCTGAATGATGCCTTTTTTCAAACTTCAACCCCATCGAGTCCCAAGCCCTCCCCTACTCTCTCGGTTGCCTGCGCCAGCAATAATAATCTGACGCTTGCCGTAAATGGGAGTTATTCAAGCGTGCAATGGGAGTCAGGCGAGTCGGGCAACACCATTACCAAAGGAGCGGGTACTTACCGGGCTAAAGTAAAAGATGCGTTAGGAAATACCCTTTTTACCGGACAGGCTAGAGTGTCTGATGCCCCCGTAGCCGCTACGACTGATAATCGCCCTCCTTCTGTATGTATTGGCAGTAGTCTGGCCCTAACCACAAATTACGATAACGTAACCTGGCTGAACCAGCAAAATAACCAAACAGTAGCTACCACACGATCATTCTCTACGGTTTCGGCGGGAGCATACTATGTTCGCTATAAGGATGTAAGCGGCTGTGATTTTACGTCGAATATTCTGAACGTTGCTGTAAACCCGTTGCCTGCTACGCCCACAATCTCTAATGAGAAATCAACTACCTTCTGCCAGGGTGATAACACAACCCTCCGCGCCAGCGCCGATAATATCCAGTATAACTGGAGTGATGGTCAAAATGGTAAAGTGATTAGTGTTGGTAGTTCAGGAAATTATTTCCTGACCGTAACCGACCAGAACGGCTGTACGTCGGCTCAGTCCAATACAATTGTGGTGACGGCGAATCCAGTGCCGGCAAAGCCAGTCATTGCGGCAAATGGCCCAACGACATTCTGTGCCGATCGAAATATTACCCTAACCGCGCCCCAAAACGTAGCTTACCAATGGACCAGCGGCCAAACTAGCCAAAGTATTACTCTGAATCAGTCGGGTAATTTTTCAGTACGAACCACCAATCAGTTTGGCTGTGCATCCGTACCGTCGGACGTTGTCACGATTAAAGTAAATCCCTTACCAGCCATTCCTTCTGTCAGCGCGGCTGGAGCAACCACGTTTTGTGAAGGTAACCGCGTTACTTTAAACGCGAGCAGCCCAATAGACATCGTTTGGTCAAGTGGACAAACAGACAAAAGCATTACAGTGGCTAGTTCCGGGAATTACGCGGCACAGGCGCGTGATCAGAACGGTTGCCTGTCGCCTTTCTCGTCTGTTCTGGCAGTAAAAGTTAATCCATTACCCGCCACACCAGTCATTCTGGCCAATCCATCACCAATTATATGCGAGGGAGACCGCGCCACCTTACGGGTCGACGGGAATTACACGGTCTTTTGGAGTACCGGCGATTCAACGCAGCGAATTATGACGGGAACACCGGGTACTTATTCGGCTAGTGTTCGTGATGTGAATGGCTGCCGGTCATTACAGGCAGGCTCTATTGTTGTTGAAACAAGACCGCTCCCTCCTCCTCCGACCATAAATATTATTGGTACATACACACTTGAGGCCGTAAGCTCAACGAATGGAACGCAATTTCGCTGGCGCCAGGGTAGCGACTCACTAGCCGCCCAAACAGCAATCATCAAAGCAAACCAATCGGGTGTCTATACAGCCCGTTCCTCTATCGTTTACTCGCAGACACTGACTTGTTTTTCGCTCCCGTCAGCGCCAATCACCTTTACACTTGACCCCAACAATAGAGGTCTGAGTATTTATCCAAATCCAAACCCGGAAAAGATTTTAACCCTGGAAACGCAGGCTAATCTTACGAATGCCACTATTACCATCTATACATTAACCGGCCAAGTGTCACTGACAGCTAACGTTCCTGTATTCGATGAACGTAAACAGCTTATCTTAACAAGCCTGCCATCGGGTTCTTATATTCTGCGTGTTCAGTCTGCCAGCTTCGACGTTTCTAAGCGAATTCTTGTTGGATTGTAA